The genomic DNA TTGGATGCTACGGCGACCTCTATTGCTTAGACTTGAAAACAGGCAAACCGAAATGGCATGTGAATGTATTGCAGCAATTTCAATTGCCGACCACAACCTGGGGAATGACCTCTTCGCCACTCATCCACAACGATCATGTGATCGTCAATATTGGAGGGTTAAAAAACCCGACCAAGTCTGCACTTGAGCAACAAGGCAACGGTCTTGTCGCATACAAACTTGACACAGGAGACTTCAGTTGGAAAAGTGAGGGATTGCCAGATCCAAATCTCGAGCTGAAAGAATTCAAAACCGGCGTCGATGCGGTTGAAGGAATTCACGGCGTCACCATCCCGGGATATTCCTCTCCAATGCTCGCAGAAATCTCCGGGCAAGAAGTCATCCTCAACTTTGATGGAGCTGGCTTCCGTGGAAACGATCCCAACACCGGAAAAGAACTCTGGTCTCGACCATTTGTCGCAGGAGACTATATCAACGTCGTCCAACCGCTCGTGCTGGATGAGAACCGCGTGATGTTTTCTGCAGGGTATGCTGCTGGCAGTGTGCTACTCGAACTCAAGTACTCTGACAACAGTTGGACGCAAAATGAAATTTGGGCATCGACACAACTTCGCAGCAAGTTCTCCAACCCTGTCTACTACAACGGCTACATCTATGGCTTGGACGAAGGAATCATGGTTTGCCTGGACCCCAAAACCGGAAAACGAAAATGGAAAGGGGGACGAACGGAACTTCGAGGCCGCTACGGACATGGACAAATGCTGCTGTGGGACGACCACATTGTCCTCCTGACAGAAAAAGGAGACTTGGTACTCATCGAACCTGATCCTGAAAGACTGATTGAAGCGAGTGTTTTAAAAGTCCTCTCCGAAGATGCCAAAACGTGGAATCCACTTGCAATAGCATACGGTAAAGCATTGGTTCGTAACGCAACTGAAATCGCTTGCTACGACCTGCGAGCAAATCCAAATGAGCCATCGCAGACGTCAGAAAATGAGGTCGCCCGTACAGAAAACAGCGAGGCAGGCAGCCAATCAGAAGAGTGACTTGTTTCGTATTGTGATACACCGATAGAGTTGCAAACCGCAACCACCGAAACAAACTGGAAGACGAAATGAAGAAAGCTAAAATTATCGCCAGTGTGATCGCCGCGTTACTTGTCCTAATTATCGTGCTTCAGAACACAGCGGTCGTAGAGACAAAAGTTCTCTTCACAACGATTTCCATGCCACGAGCGACCCTACTATTCATTACATTAGTAGTAGGATTTTTATTAGGGCTCGTCGCCGCAGGACGGTGGAGTTCACGCAAGAAGAAGTGAACAGGAAACAAACAAACAAACAAACAAACAGACAGATCTTTACGGGAAGAGAAAACCCAACGCCCTGTCGTTTGACCTGCGATGCCTGGCATGATTGAAGAAGCCCGAAGAAGCCCACTGCACAATCAAGCAACAGAGTAAGCAACAAAAAAGGCCGCGATTGCTCGCGGCCTTGATATCTCTGATGCAAGAAAGAGTTGTTTACTCTTCTTTCTTCGCTTCTTCTGAGTCTGTTTCTTCCGAGCTTGCTTCAACTTCTGGAGTCTCTTCAGAAGCTTCTGCTTCTGGTGACTCGGTTTGCTCAGTAGATTCTGATTCACCCTCAACAGATGAACCTTCATCTGCTGGCTCTTCGTCGTCAACGACTACAGGAGCAGTCTGTGTGATTTTAACACGGTCACGAACGCCGACAAATTCAATCAGAGCTTGCTCACCAGCGTCTCCGAGTCGAACTTTGGCCAAGCGGACAATCCGTGTGTAACCGCCGTTTCGGTCTGCGAATCTCTCGCCAAGCTCCGAGAACAAAATGTCGACAGCGTCTTTATCCCGAAGGAGTGCAAAAGCACGCCGACGATAATCGATCGCAGGAGCAATGGCTTGATTCCATTGATTCCACTGATCTGATCCACGCCACGACTTCCATTCAGAAGTGTTACGTTCTGCGGTAGTCGCGTACTGCTCAGCCTTCTCTTCGTGCTTTTGAGCTTTCTTAGCGAGCGTGACGAGTTTTTCAACATACGGGCGAAGTTCTTTTGCTTTCGCAACAGTGGTCACAATTCGACCTTGAACTTTAGGTGCCCCTTCGTCGCCCTCGTCGGCTCGGACGGTTTTAATCAGGCTGGCTGCCATGTTGCGAAACATGGCTCTCCGATGGCTTGCATTCCGGCCGAGTTTACGGCCACTCATTCTATGTCGCATGGGTCATCATCCAGTCGATCACTCTGTTAAGAGTGAAATTCGCCACCGTACGGCAGCAACGATCTCTGTTTCAATAAACTAGGCTGGTTGCCTGTAATCAGATTATGAATCTCGGCAGCTAACTTTTTACAGTCGGCTTCGTTCAGGAACTCGCATTCCCAAACGGAGTCCAAGTTCGGTCAGTTGCTCACGAACTTCAGTGAGAGTTGTCTCTCCGAAGTTGCGAACAGTCAGTAAGGCATCCTCAGTGCGTGAGACAAGATCACGTACAGTGTTAATACCTTCCGACTCCAAACAGTTTGTCGCACGGACAGAGAGATTCAACTCTGCCAGGCTGCGGTTGAGTTTCTCTTCCAATTCGAGATCGATTGGAGAGTACCCGGTCTGTTCGAGCATTCCTTTGAGGCCTGCCTCCGGTGGAAGTTCCGGACCAGGTTCCTGGTAGTTGATGAACGGGTTAAGGTGCTTACGAAGAATTTTCGAAGCTTCAACCAGTGCCATCTCTGGATTAACTGTTCCGTCTGTCCAGATTTCCAGTGTCAGTTTGTCGTAGTTGGTTCGTTGTCCAACACGAGTGTCTTCAACTTTATACCGCACGCGAGTCACAGGCGAAAACGCTGCGTCGAGTGGAATAATTCCCAACTCAGGGCTGTTCTCGTATGCCTCTTTTGCAGAGACATAACCACGACCATTTTCGACGGTCAGTTCCATGCTCAGTGGAACATCGTCGGTCATTGTCGCAATGATCAAATCTTTATTGATCACTTCAACCTGATCATCGGTAATAACGTCCGCACCCGTGACTACTCCTCGCTCGTGTTTTTCGATTCGAAGAGTTTTATTGGTGCTGCTATGATTTTTGACAACCAGAGACTTCAGGTTCAAGCAAATATCAGTGATGTCTTCAACCACACCGGGAATGGTGGTGAACTCATGCTGAACACTTGCGATCTTCACTCTGCTGACGGCACTTCCTTCAAGACTCGAAAGTAGAATACGCCGTAAGCTGTTCGCGAGTGTGTGACCGAACCCACGCTCGAATGGCTCTGCAGTAAAGCAGCCATACATGTTCGTATAGGTGTCGCGATCAGCAACAACACGACTTGGAAGCTCGAGATTTCTCCAACGGATTCGCACCGTGCAGTCTCCTGTTCAAAGATTAAGCCAATAAACGAAACGACAACTTTGACTTCGATATCGATCCACCGACAACAAATCCGGTGAGATCACTACTTCGTCAAACTCGGCGACGCTTACGAGGTCGGCAACCGTTATGGGGAAGTGGGGTCACGTCTTCAATCGCCTTGATTGAAATTCCGCCGACCTGTAGCCCGGTGATCGCACTTTCGCGACCTGAACCAGGACCTTTCACTTTGACTTCAAGTTCACGAATCCCATACTTACGAGCACGGTCCGCACAAGTTTCAGCAGCTCGTTGAGCAGCGAAAGGAGTGCTCTTTCGAGATCCTTTGAATCCAACTGTCCCAGCAGACGCCCAGCACAATACATCCCCGTTCGTATCCGAAATGGAGATTAGAGTGTTGTTGAATGTCGCTTTGACATGTGCAATTCCGCGATTGACATTGCGTCGCGTACGCTTTTTCTGTTTGGCCTTGGCCACGG from Thalassoglobus polymorphus includes the following:
- a CDS encoding PQQ-binding-like beta-propeller repeat protein; translated protein: MTHDSTNPPTEPHPATPEGPSQERSRFGVFLKWMLIVFLVMQLGMRLFWDPAVGVAVVNLITYSQIALSGLLIILWWFCFSPLSRKVTLPIGLPLLIGLIIWLVSIRSPDFDGDMVLSFKYRWEKSPQEILQEYQQTSEVASTEKIEQVAQFSPEDVPAYRGIHRDGVVIGPELRTDWESNPPTELWRHPIGGGYSSFSIVDPIVITMEQRGKHEAVVSYDIETGNEFWEHRYPAYFNALGGPGPRSTPTIHQNAVYSFGCYGDLYCLDLKTGKPKWHVNVLQQFQLPTTTWGMTSSPLIHNDHVIVNIGGLKNPTKSALEQQGNGLVAYKLDTGDFSWKSEGLPDPNLELKEFKTGVDAVEGIHGVTIPGYSSPMLAEISGQEVILNFDGAGFRGNDPNTGKELWSRPFVAGDYINVVQPLVLDENRVMFSAGYAAGSVLLELKYSDNSWTQNEIWASTQLRSKFSNPVYYNGYIYGLDEGIMVCLDPKTGKRKWKGGRTELRGRYGHGQMLLWDDHIVLLTEKGDLVLIEPDPERLIEASVLKVLSEDAKTWNPLAIAYGKALVRNATEIACYDLRANPNEPSQTSENEVARTENSEAGSQSEE
- the rpsK gene encoding 30S ribosomal protein S11, translating into MAKAKQKKRTRRNVNRGIAHVKATFNNTLISISDTNGDVLCWASAGTVGFKGSRKSTPFAAQRAAETCADRARKYGIRELEVKVKGPGSGRESAITGLQVGGISIKAIEDVTPLPHNGCRPRKRRRV
- a CDS encoding DNA-directed RNA polymerase subunit alpha, whose translation is MRIRWRNLELPSRVVADRDTYTNMYGCFTAEPFERGFGHTLANSLRRILLSSLEGSAVSRVKIASVQHEFTTIPGVVEDITDICLNLKSLVVKNHSSTNKTLRIEKHERGVVTGADVITDDQVEVINKDLIIATMTDDVPLSMELTVENGRGYVSAKEAYENSPELGIIPLDAAFSPVTRVRYKVEDTRVGQRTNYDKLTLEIWTDGTVNPEMALVEASKILRKHLNPFINYQEPGPELPPEAGLKGMLEQTGYSPIDLELEEKLNRSLAELNLSVRATNCLESEGINTVRDLVSRTEDALLTVRNFGETTLTEVREQLTELGLRLGMRVPERSRL
- a CDS encoding bL17 family ribosomal protein: MRHRMSGRKLGRNASHRRAMFRNMAASLIKTVRADEGDEGAPKVQGRIVTTVAKAKELRPYVEKLVTLAKKAQKHEEKAEQYATTAERNTSEWKSWRGSDQWNQWNQAIAPAIDYRRRAFALLRDKDAVDILFSELGERFADRNGGYTRIVRLAKVRLGDAGEQALIEFVGVRDRVKITQTAPVVVDDEEPADEGSSVEGESESTEQTESPEAEASEETPEVEASSEETDSEEAKKEE